GCGGGCGGCGTCGACCTGCTTGGTGGCGCGCGCCTGCGCGGCGCTGGCCAAGCCCATCAGTGCCGCGCCTGCCACGGCGGCCGGCACGGCCACTCCCAGCGCGCTCGCTCCCGCCGGCACCCTGCCCCCTCGGGAATGATCGGTGTTCACCCCGACCGTAGCGGGAGTGGTGATCATCGGGACCGGGGTTCACCAGGGCTTGGCGATCTCTTCTCTAAACTGCCACCGGTGCGACGCTATCGGTGGTGGATCGGCGGGGGCGTTCTGCTCTTCGTCCTGGTGCTCGTGGGGATCTTCGCGTTCAGCGGGCCCGGCACACCACCCGGTCCCCTCGACCGTCCCGGCCCGCCGGGCACGGGCCCGCTGACGATCGTGTCGATGGGCGACAGCACCCTGTCCGGTGAGGGCGCGGGCGACTACACCGCCGACACCAACGGCACCGGCGGCAACTGGTGCCACCGCTCCCCCAACGCCACGGTCGAGAAGACGGACGTGCCGGGCATCGCCGAGAAGGTCAACCTGGCGTGCTCCGGCGCACCGGCCGCGCAGGTCGGGCTGGGCGACACCCGGCAGTGGACCGAGCCGTCGCAGGCCGGGCAGCTCGCGGACCTGGTGAAGACGCACCGGGTGTCGGCGATCGTCGTCGCGGTCGGCGCCAACGACGATCCGCACTTCTCCCAGCTGATCTCCGAGTGCTTCCAGGCGTGGTTCATCTCCGGCAACGCCCCGTGCCGCACCGCGATCGCGCCCACGTGGCAGCAGCGGATCGACGCGATGGTGCCGAAGGTGGTCAGTGCGCTGTCCGACATCAAGACGGTCCTCGCCCGCGCCGGATACGAGCCCGGGGACTACCAGCTGGTGCTGCAGTCCTACGCCGCCCCGATCGGCCCCGGCATCCCGGCGAACCTGCAGAACCTCAATGGCTGCCCGTTCCGCACCGAGGACCTGGAATGGGTCGTTCAGCAGGGCGTGCCGGTGCTCTCCCGTGGACTCGCCACCGCCGCCGCGCAGGCCGGTGCGCGATTCCTGGACCTCTCCCGTGCCGGTCTGGGCCACGAAGCGTGCAGCGGCGGCAACGATGCCTCCAAGGAATGGTTCAGCAGGCTCACCCTGCAACTCAACGACCTCACCGACGCCGACCGGGCCGGCCATGCCATTCAGGAATCGTTCCACCCCAACGCCAACGGACACGCCCAGTTCGGCCGGTGCCTGACCGAGTTCCTGGCCACCGACGGTGCCGCGGCGGCGTGCCTGTCGGGAACGGACGGAAACCTGCACCCGGCGGCGATGATGACGGCCGGTTGAGCGTGCCTGGAACCGCCACCCGGCAACACGAGCCGCACCGCCACCTCACCGCCCATGCCCTGAACCGGCGGCCTGGCACCGAAAAAAACCACCACCTCACCCACACCTCCCCCACCCCCGATACACAGCCGCCCGTTAGACGATCAGGCGTCGGGGGAAAGCCCAGGTCAGGGCGCGTAGCGCCGCTCTTTTCGCCTGCCGAAGGCGGCGCGGCTTCAAAGATCAAAAGAGTCCTCGCCGGACGGGCCGGCTCCGGGATGACCACCCAGCTTCTTTTAGGGCAGGGCAGCTCGCTGGCGCTCGCCCCTACAGGTCGAGCGCCGCGCGCAGGGCGATGTCCACCTGTTCCAGTGTTACCTGGTCGATCTCGGAGATCTGCTCGATGAGCCATCCGCGGTAGAGGCGGGTCAAAAACAGCGTCGAGACCCAGAACCGGCTGTCCAGCGCGACGCCGAGGATGTCCTGCGGGTCCTGTTCGAGCAGTTCGGTGCCGATGAGCCAGGGGCGGTCGGATTCGTTGACGCCATCGGAGGACAGCAGCAGCACCGTGCGTTCCCTGGCCTGGTGGGTGGGCGGTTTGTACGCCCAGATTTCACCCTTCCGCACGCAGGTCCTTCTCCGCCGCGGCCAGTTCCGCCTCGTCGGCGGCGGCCAGGCGCTCGGCCCCCACGCGGGCGGGGGCGCGGTAACCGGTGCGCACGGCTTCGCGCCGGGCGGCGCGGGAGAGCCACGCCGACAGTGAGATGCCGTGGGCTTTCGCGGCGCGTTCGGCGTACTCGATCGCCGCGGTGTCCAGCGAGAGCGTGACCTTACGAGTTGCCATACCTTTTATCGTACTCCTCACACCGTCGGCGGGCGGCCCTCGAACGGCGTGGACAGCACGACCGTGGTGCGGGTGGACACCTTCGCGGCCTCCCGGATCCGGCGCAGCAGCTCCTCCAGGTCACGCGGCGAGGCCACCCGCACGAGCAGGATGTAGGACTCGTCGCCCGCCACCGAATAACACGACTCGATCTCGCGGATGTGCTCGATGCGCTGCGGGTAGTCGTCCGGCGCGGCCGGGTCGTTGGGGGTCAGCGAGATCAGTGCGGTCAGCGGCAGGCCGATCTGCTCGCTGTCCAGGCGCGCCACGTAGCCCTGGATCACGCCGCGCTGCTCCAGGCGCCGCACCCGCTGGTGCACCGCCGAGACCGACAGCCCGACCCGCTCGGCCAGGTCGGTGAAGCTGCACCGGCCGTCGCCGGCCAGTTCCCGCGAGATGGCCTGGTCCAGCGGCTCCAGCGGGCCGCTCACGAGTCGAGCACGACGAGCTCGTGCGGGCGTCGGTTGAGCGGTTCGACCCCGTCTTCGGTGACGACCACGATGTCCTCGATGCGGGCGCCCCACCGGCCGGGCTGGTAGATGCCCGGCTCGACCGAGAACGCCATGCCCGGCTCCAGCACCAGGTCGTTGCCCTCCACGATGTAGGGCTCCTCGTGCACGTCGAGCCCGATGCCGTGGCCGGTGCGGTGGATGAAGAACTGCCCGTAGCCCGCGTCGGCGATGATCTTCCGCGCTGCCGCGTCGACCGACTCCGCGGTGACGCCCGGTCGCACGGACTCGACCGAGGCCCGTTGGGCGCGCTGCAGCACGGCGTAGGTCTCGGCGACGTCGCCGTCGCGGGGTTCGCCGACCGCGTAGGTGCGGGTGGAGTCGGAGTTGTAGCCCTCGGGGACCGGGCCGCCGATGTCGACCACGACCACGTCGCCGCGCTCGATCACGCGGCCGGACACGTCGTGGTGCGGGCTGGCGCCGTTGGGGCCGGAGCCGACGATGACGAAGTCGGCGTGCAGGTGACCCTCCTCGACGATCGCCGCGGCGATGTCGGCACCGACCTCGGCCTCGGTGCGGCCCGGCCGCAGCCATTCGGCGACACGGGCGTGCACGCGGTCGATCGCGGCGCCCGCCGTGCGCAGCGCGTCGATCTCGGCGGCGTCCTTGCGCATCCGCAGCTCGCGGATCACCGGACCGGCCAGCGTCTGCTCGGCCGCGCCCAGCGCGGCCCGGAAGGCGAGCACGTGCAACGCGATCAGGCCGTCGCTGACGGCGACCCGGCCGGGCTTGCCGAGCCGGTCGGCGACCATGCGGTAGGGGTCCTCGCCGTCGACCCAGGTGACGACCTCGACGCCCAGCTCGCCGGTCGGGACCGCGGCGTAGCCGGGGGCCTCCAGCTTCGGCACCACCAGCGCCGGGGTGCCCTCGGCGGGCACCACGAGCGTCGTCAGCCGCTCGAACGAGCCACCGGCTTCGCCGATCAGGTACCGCAGGTCCGAACCCGGGGCGATGAGCAGGGCGTCGGTACCGGCGTCGGCGGTGGCGGCACGGGCCCGGTCGAGCCGGGCGCGCAGGGTTTCCGGGGCGAGCGCGGGGGTCGCGGATGAGCGGGAGGACATGGCTGGCAGCGTATCTGGCCCGGGCCGGTGGCGCGTCTGGCAGGCTGTGTGCCGTGACACTTGCCCTGCTGGACTCCGCGAGCCTGTACTTCCGCTCGTTCTACGCGCTGCCCGACTCGATGACCGCGCCGGACGGCACGCCGGTCAACGCGGTGCGCGGGTTCACCGACACGCTGGCCCGTATCGTCACCGACCGGCGGCCCAGCAGGCTGGTCGCGTGCCTGGACGCCGACTGGCGCCCGAAGTTCCGCACCGATCTGCTGCCCAGCTACAAGGCGCACCGCGTCGCCGACGCCGAGGCGAACGCCGAGGAGGTGCCGGACACGCTGACCCCGCAGGTGCCGGTGATCCTGGAACTGCTGGAGGCGTTCGGGTTCGCCACCGCGGAGGCCGCCGGGTACGAGGCCGACGACGTCATCGGCGCGCTCACCGCGCGGGAGAAAACCGATCCGGTCGAAGTGATCACCGGGGACCGGGACCTGTTCCAGCTGGTGCGCACCGAACCGACCCCGGCGTCGGTGATCTACGTCGGCAAGGGCTGGGCCAAGGCCGAGGTGCTGGGCCCGCCGGAGATCGCCGAGCGCTACGGCGTGCCGGTGCGGGGCGCGGGCACCGCCTACGCCGAGATGGCGATGCTGCGCGGCGACCCGTCCGACGGGCTGCCCGGGGTGGCCGGGATCGGGGAGAAGACCGCGGCGAAGCTGATCACCCGGTTCGGGTCGCTGGGCGGGCTGATCGCGGCCGCCGCCGAGGGCCACAAGGACGTGCCGCCCAAGACTCGGGTGAAGCTGGCCGAGGCCGCCGAGTACCTGCGGGTGGCGCCGACGGTGGTGCTCACCGCCGCCGACGCGCCGGTCTCGATGTCCGGTCCGGACACGGTTCCCGCCTCCCCCGCGGATCCGGACCGGGTACTGGAGCTGGCGCAGCGGTGGAACCTGGGCAACTCGGTGACCCGGCTGGTCAAGGCCCTCACCGCCGCGGCCCGGTGAACGTAGAACTCGCGCGGGTCAGCCGCCGCCGGAGGCCGCGGCGGCGCGCTGGGCCTGGATCGCCTTGCGCAGCGCGGTGATGACGGGCTCGACCGGGCGGCCCAGCTCGGCCAGCCGGGTCTTGTACTGGCGGCGTTCCGCGCGGCTCAGCACCGTCCGCAGTTCCGCCGCGCCTGCCAGGGCGCACAGCGCGCCGAGCCGGGCCTCCACGCGGAACGTGGGCTGCCCGCCGCGCACCACCCGCCGCACCTCCTCGGAAACCCGCCGGACCTCGTGGGGGTGGCGCAGGGTGACGCGGTGGACCGGGAACAGGCCCAGCACCCGGCTGGACTCGACCCGGATCACCCGGTCGGCGGCCAGTTGCTCCCGCACGGCGGGCACCATCGTGTGCCGGTGGCGGCCCACCCAGCGTTTCCAGGACCGGGGCGAGGTGCCGCCGATCTCGGCGAGGATCTCCTCCAGCACCGGGTCCAGCGCGGGCGCCGGACCGGCCGGGGCCGCCTTGCCGCGCTCGTCGACGAGGTAGCCGCCGAGCACCAGGTCGGCCAGCGCCGCGGCCCGCAGGGCGTAGCCCAGTTCGGACCGCGACACCAGACGTTGCTTCTTCGTGTCGTAGGCGAGCAGGAACAGCTGCCCGGCGAGCGAGTCAGTCCGGTCCATCTTCGTCCTCTTTCCTGGGGCGCCCCCGCGGGCGCATCCGGCCCACCTCGCGGGGCAGCCGTCCGGCGTCCGCGAGTGCCTTGCGCAGCAGGAACTCGATCTGCGCGTTGGTGCTGCGCAGCTCTTCCCCGGCCCAGCGCGCCAGCGCATCGTGCACGGCCGGGTCGAGCCGCAGCAGGATCTTCTTCCGTTCCGGCGGCATCTACTGGTACAGGGTCCCGGTGTTGACCACCGGCTGGGCGTCCCGGTCGCCGACGAGGACGACGAGCAGGTTGCTCACCATCGTCGCCTTGCGTTCCTCGTCCAGCTCGACGACGTCGTGCTGCGCGAGCCGGTCCAGCGCCATCTCCACCATGCCGACCGCGCCTTCCACGATGCGCTGGCGCGCGGCCACCACGGCCCCGGCCTGCTGGCGCCGCAGCATCGCCTGCGCGATCTCCGGGGCGTAGGCAAGGTGCGTGATCCGGGATTCGATGATCTTCACCCCGGCGGAGGCCACCCGGGTGGCGATCTCCGCGGAGAGCTTCTCGGTGATCTCCTCGGCGTTGTCCCGCAACGACATCCGGTTGTCGTCCGGGGTGTCGTAGGGGTAGGCGTTGGCGATGTGGCGGACCGCCGTTTCGCTCTGGATGGCGACGAACTCGACGAAGTCGTCCACCTCGAACGTGGCCTGCGCGGTGTCGGCGACCTGCCACACGACCACCGCGGCGATCTCGATGGGGTTGCCGTCGGCCTCGTTGACCTTCGCGACACCGGTCTCGTGGTTGCGGATGCGGGTGGAGATCTTGCGCCGCTGGGTGAACGGGTTGACCCACTGCAGCCCGGCGGTGCGCAGGGTGCCGACGTAGCGGCCGAGCAGCTGAACCACGCGCGCCTCGCCGGGCGCGACCGGCGTCAGCCCGCGCAGCGACACGATCCCGGCCAGCGCGAGGATCACGCCGAGCACCACGAGCGCGGCCGCTCCCCCGCTGATGGCGAGCAGGACGACTCCGGCCACCACCAGCACGAGCGCCACGCCCAGCATGACGAATCCGTTGACGGCGCGCACCAGGCGTTCCCGCGTGCTCGGCGCCGGCATGTCCACGACGGTTTCCATGGGGACTCCCCTCGCTCCGTTGCTTTGATGGCTCGAATGTAGCATAGTGATATCAGTTTTTCCACAACGGGAAGGGGGACGAGGTGGCGGACAGGCAACTGCGGATCGACGGTCTGACCAAGCGCTACGGACAGCGGCTCGCGCTGTCGGACATGACGTTCGACGTGCGGGCGGGCGAGCTGTTCGGGTTCGTCGGCAGCAACGGAGCCGGCAAGACCACGACGATGCGGATCGTGCTGGGGGTGCTCTCGGCCGACGACGGCGAGGTGCGCTGGGACGGCACCCCGGTGACGCTGGAAACGCGGCGCCACATCGGGTACATGCCCGAGGAACGCGGGCTGTACCCGAAGATGAAGGTCGGTGAGCAGCTGGTCTACCTGGCCCGGCTGCACGGCATGACGGCGGCCACCGCGCGCCGGTCGGTGGCGACCTGGACCGAGCGGCTCGGGGTGGCCGCGCGCCGGGACGACGAGGTGCAGAAGCTCAGCCTGGGCAACCAGCAGCGTGTGCAGCTGGCCGCGGCGCTGGTGCACGATCCGGCGATCCTGGTGCTGGACGAGCCGTTCTCCGGGCTGGACCCGGTCGCGGTGGACGTGATGAGCCAGGTGCTGCGGGAGAAGGCCGCCGAGGGTGTGCCGGTGGTGTTCTCCAGCCACCAGCTCGATCTGGTGGAGCGGTTGTGCGACCGGATCGGCATCGTGCGCGACGGCCGGATGGTCGCCTGCGGCACGGTCGGTGAGCTGCAGGCCGGCTCGGTGGTGCGGCTGCTGGTCCACGCGCCGGATGCCGCGCCGGGGTGGGCCTCCGGGCTGCCCGGTGTGACCGTGCTGCGGCACGAGGACGGCCACACCGAACTGGAGCTGGCCGAGGACGCCGACGACCAGGTGGTGCTGCGCGCCGCGCTGGAGAGCGGGCCCGTGCACGAGTTCGCGCGACGGCGGCAGTCGCTGACCGATCTGTTCCGGCACGTGGTGACCGAGGAGGTGGCGGCATGACCATGCCCCGGATGGACCAGGGCGGCTGGGCGGGCGTGTCGCTCATCGCCTCCCGCGAGATCGGCATCCGGCTCAGGTCGAGGGCCTACCGGCTGAGCACGCTGGCGCTGCTGGTGGTGATCGTCGGGTTCACCGTGGTGATGCGGCTGATCAGCGGCGGTGACGGCGCGGACGCGACGGTCGGCGTGACCGGGCCGACCGCGCCCATGGCGGCGCCGCTGCAGGCCGCCGGGCAGACCGTCGGCGAAACGCTGGACGTGCGGACCGTGCCCGACGAGGCGGCGGGCCGGGCGCAGGTGAGTGACGGCGGCCTGGACGCGCTGCTGGTCGGCGACGGTTCCCGCGTGCAGGTCGTGGTGAAGCAGGACCTCGACGACAACCTGCGCACGGCGCTGAACGTGCTGGCCAGCCAGCTCGCGCTCAACCAGCAGATCACCGGCCTCGGCGGCGATCCCGCGCAGGTCAACGCCGCGGTCGCGAGCGCAGGGGTGGACGTGCAGCCGATCGAGCCGCCCTACCCCTACAACTCGCAGCAGCTGGTGCTCGGGATCATCGCCGGGGTGCTGATCTACCTGTCGCTGATGATCAACGGGCAGTCGGTCGCGCAGGGTGTGGTCGAGGAGAAGACCAGCCGGGTGGTGGAGCTGCTGCTG
This is a stretch of genomic DNA from Amycolatopsis endophytica. It encodes these proteins:
- a CDS encoding ABC transporter permease, producing the protein MDQGGWAGVSLIASREIGIRLRSRAYRLSTLALLVVIVGFTVVMRLISGGDGADATVGVTGPTAPMAAPLQAAGQTVGETLDVRTVPDEAAGRAQVSDGGLDALLVGDGSRVQVVVKQDLDDNLRTALNVLASQLALNQQITGLGGDPAQVNAAVASAGVDVQPIEPPYPYNSQQLVLGIIAGVLIYLSLMINGQSVAQGVVEEKTSRVVELLLATVRPWQLMTGKVLGIGAVGLMQMVLIGVVGIASGLATGVLTISVSAAAGTVVWLIVWYLLGFLMYSIVFAGLGALVSRQEDVGGAVTPALFFVIAGYVVGISVLPSDPGSSLVAVLSIIPVFAPTLMPMRLAMGGVAPWEAIVSVGLVVVLIPVLVWLSARIYRNAVLRTGAKVGFREALRAA
- a CDS encoding 5'-3' exonuclease, whose translation is MTLALLDSASLYFRSFYALPDSMTAPDGTPVNAVRGFTDTLARIVTDRRPSRLVACLDADWRPKFRTDLLPSYKAHRVADAEANAEEVPDTLTPQVPVILELLEAFGFATAEAAGYEADDVIGALTAREKTDPVEVITGDRDLFQLVRTEPTPASVIYVGKGWAKAEVLGPPEIAERYGVPVRGAGTAYAEMAMLRGDPSDGLPGVAGIGEKTAAKLITRFGSLGGLIAAAAEGHKDVPPKTRVKLAEAAEYLRVAPTVVLTAADAPVSMSGPDTVPASPADPDRVLELAQRWNLGNSVTRLVKALTAAAR
- a CDS encoding Lrp/AsnC family transcriptional regulator codes for the protein MSGPLEPLDQAISRELAGDGRCSFTDLAERVGLSVSAVHQRVRRLEQRGVIQGYVARLDSEQIGLPLTALISLTPNDPAAPDDYPQRIEHIREIESCYSVAGDESYILLVRVASPRDLEELLRRIREAAKVSTRTTVVLSTPFEGRPPTV
- a CDS encoding M24 family metallopeptidase, whose protein sequence is MSSRSSATPALAPETLRARLDRARAATADAGTDALLIAPGSDLRYLIGEAGGSFERLTTLVVPAEGTPALVVPKLEAPGYAAVPTGELGVEVVTWVDGEDPYRMVADRLGKPGRVAVSDGLIALHVLAFRAALGAAEQTLAGPVIRELRMRKDAAEIDALRTAGAAIDRVHARVAEWLRPGRTEAEVGADIAAAIVEEGHLHADFVIVGSGPNGASPHHDVSGRVIERGDVVVVDIGGPVPEGYNSDSTRTYAVGEPRDGDVAETYAVLQRAQRASVESVRPGVTAESVDAAARKIIADAGYGQFFIHRTGHGIGLDVHEEPYIVEGNDLVLEPGMAFSVEPGIYQPGRWGARIEDIVVVTEDGVEPLNRRPHELVVLDS
- a CDS encoding GDSL-type esterase/lipase family protein translates to MRRYRWWIGGGVLLFVLVLVGIFAFSGPGTPPGPLDRPGPPGTGPLTIVSMGDSTLSGEGAGDYTADTNGTGGNWCHRSPNATVEKTDVPGIAEKVNLACSGAPAAQVGLGDTRQWTEPSQAGQLADLVKTHRVSAIVVAVGANDDPHFSQLISECFQAWFISGNAPCRTAIAPTWQQRIDAMVPKVVSALSDIKTVLARAGYEPGDYQLVLQSYAAPIGPGIPANLQNLNGCPFRTEDLEWVVQQGVPVLSRGLATAAAQAGARFLDLSRAGLGHEACSGGNDASKEWFSRLTLQLNDLTDADRAGHAIQESFHPNANGHAQFGRCLTEFLATDGAAAACLSGTDGNLHPAAMMTAG
- a CDS encoding SPFH domain-containing protein; the encoded protein is METVVDMPAPSTRERLVRAVNGFVMLGVALVLVVAGVVLLAISGGAAALVVLGVILALAGIVSLRGLTPVAPGEARVVQLLGRYVGTLRTAGLQWVNPFTQRRKISTRIRNHETGVAKVNEADGNPIEIAAVVVWQVADTAQATFEVDDFVEFVAIQSETAVRHIANAYPYDTPDDNRMSLRDNAEEITEKLSAEIATRVASAGVKIIESRITHLAYAPEIAQAMLRRQQAGAVVAARQRIVEGAVGMVEMALDRLAQHDVVELDEERKATMVSNLLVVLVGDRDAQPVVNTGTLYQ
- a CDS encoding GOLPH3/VPS74 family protein yields the protein MDRTDSLAGQLFLLAYDTKKQRLVSRSELGYALRAAALADLVLGGYLVDERGKAAPAGPAPALDPVLEEILAEIGGTSPRSWKRWVGRHRHTMVPAVREQLAADRVIRVESSRVLGLFPVHRVTLRHPHEVRRVSEEVRRVVRGGQPTFRVEARLGALCALAGAAELRTVLSRAERRQYKTRLAELGRPVEPVITALRKAIQAQRAAAASGGG
- a CDS encoding ABC transporter ATP-binding protein; translation: MTFDVRAGELFGFVGSNGAGKTTTMRIVLGVLSADDGEVRWDGTPVTLETRRHIGYMPEERGLYPKMKVGEQLVYLARLHGMTAATARRSVATWTERLGVAARRDDEVQKLSLGNQQRVQLAAALVHDPAILVLDEPFSGLDPVAVDVMSQVLREKAAEGVPVVFSSHQLDLVERLCDRIGIVRDGRMVACGTVGELQAGSVVRLLVHAPDAAPGWASGLPGVTVLRHEDGHTELELAEDADDQVVLRAALESGPVHEFARRRQSLTDLFRHVVTEEVAA